The DNA region gcatctgagaacaacactaggtctgggttcttccttcCCCTAAAATCGACTTGATCTCtactggaatggggaaggaaaaggagtccccCTGATCTTCCTGTCCCATACTCTTGAAAGGAAGCGCTGTAGAGGTCTGAGATGCaatcttcccagggagacaaactcttcgagcgaggagagggtgcccagcaaactcatccaatccctcgccgAGCACTTCTGTCTCCCCAGGAATTCCTGCACCTTCTCGAGGCACCAGAATTACCACCAAATAAAGAATCGTCTGATTCGGTTCTgtctgggacttctccttgttgatgatAAGACCCAATTCCTGGGCCATCATAAGTCTTGTGTAAGTTCTCTAGACACCTTTTCTTCAACCGGGAtcttatcaaccagtcgtccaggtatagggatactcttatcccctcttgatgaagccatcccGCCACATTTGCcattactctggtgaaaacttAGGGGGCCGTGTTGAGGCCGAAACAAAGGGccttgaattggaagcacttgccctggactaCGAATCTTAGGAACTtgcttgaagtcggatggatggggatatgaaagtaagcgtcttgtaagtccagagacaccatccagGCCACTGCATGccccgactgagtcgtctccaagGTAAACTTTGTCTTTTCTACAAAGATGTTCAGTGCGCTGACATCtagaacgggtctccatccacccgagctcttgggcactagaaacaggcgattgtagaaccCTGGGGAAGCTAGTTCCAGGACCAGTTCTATCGCTCCCTTTCCAGCATCTGGTTCAGCAGCTCCAGTAGAGCCCCTTACCTCACGGCGTTCGAGTATtgcgccactaaggctagaggtgtTCATGAAAGCGcaggcttcttcaagagggggatcttgtacccctctctgatgaCCGAGAAGGACCAGGCGTCCGCCCCTCTTTCCTTCCAGGCGTACCAAAAGTGTGACAGCCTTGCTTctaccgctgtctggaggacttgtgCCTCATTTCCTAGCGCGGGCCCTGAACAACCCTCTGTTCGCTCTActgcccgtctcctgccttcttcctctgaacTTCGTCATAGTAGGGGCTCTACCCGGAAAGGGCTGCTGAactttcctctccttcttcttcaagGATGACGGATTCCCAGGTAAAGCTTTCCTTGCGGAGCGCGACAGGAGGTCTTGCGTAGCCTTTTGTGCcagcgaaagggtaatgtccctgactagggaCTCAGGAAAAAGATGTTCCGAGAGAGGGGCGTATAGGAGCTCCGCCTTCTGCGCGACCGTAACCGCTCTGGTCGTGAAGGAACATAATAGAGCCCTCTTCTTCAGAACTCCCGCAGAGAACAGGGAAGACAACTCGTTTAACCCAATCTCTAAGAGCCTTATCCATACAGaccataatactggttaggtcttcTGTCCCTGTGGCTTATAAGAGTTCTGCTTTCCTGGTCAGTGTTCCAAGAGCCCAGTCTAAGAAGCTGAACACTTCGAAGGATCGGAAGATTCCATTGACGAGGTGGTCTAGCTCCAACATAGACCACATCACCTTAGCCGAATTAGGGGCATGTCTCCTGGATGAATCTACAATGccggagaagtccccctgggaggaggcaggtactcccaggccaagagcttctccagtctcatacCAAATGCCCGCCTTAGATGCAAGTCGAGCcggtggaaacgagaaggtggtcttcACTGCTTGCCTACGCTCTTTCAGCCAGTTATCAACCCTAGAGAGAGCCTTCTTTGCCAAaatcgacagtttcatcttgatgaaagctGACTGCTTCTTCGACTTCTTCCTGATGAACTGCAACTGAGGAGAACTAGGGGTAGCAGGATTAAACTCCTCTCCATACAGTTCaaagagggagcgagagagaaccttatagTCAGAAGCCGCATTAGCAGGTTTATCTTCGTCCTCCAGATATCCTCCAAGTCTTGCATTCCTTCCAACTCTGTCTCCCTTTGGGCTGAAGGAACTAAGTCAGAGGTTTCTTTAACATCCAGATTATTTTCAGTCCGGCGCGCATAAGGATCACTTCTTTCTAGCTGTTCACCTGCATCAGAGGAGTAAAGCAGATCGCCGGATGCGTCCTGTCGGCGAGGACTGGATGCGTCCTGACATCGGGAAACgcgtgcgtcctggcgccgagcgctggtTACATCCTGGCGTCGAGCGCTTGAAGCGTCCTTGAGTCGAGAGGAGGATACATCCTGACGTAGAGGGCTGGATGCGTCCTTGCGTCGAGAGCTGAATGCGTCCCGACGTCGTCAGATGGAAGCGTCCTTTAGAGGCAGGCTAGATGTGTCCTGACGTCGCGAGCGGGAGTCGGAAGCGTCCTGACGATGAGAGTGGTATGCGTCCTGTCGTCGTCTAGAGGAGGGAGAAACGCGGCGTCGAGAGCTTGACGAATCGTGGCGCTTTCCCTGGGCGAGGAGTAACGTATCCTCCTCTCACCGTGAGAACGGTGCTGTCTGTCGTCCTGAAGaaaagtagctgaataaaactttGCGGGTGTTTCTATGCTTGATATCTTCAATGGTAATTTGTCATCCTTACGTCTGCCCGACTGGGggaagggcggctaaaagcttgaaCAAGTGATACCAGTTGTTCTTGCATGACAGTCATGAAAGATTTCGCAACCGCTGCTGGGTCTCGCAATTCCGAAGGCGAAGGCTGCCAAGTCACCCTGGCAGCAGGAGAAGGTTCTTTCGAGAGTCCCTCGTAACCTAAAGGAAGAGGAGATCTCTCCTTTCTTCCATCGTCCTGCGGAGAAACGTCCGATCTAGGTTTAGACCTTTTCGCTGGAGAAGCGTTCCACTCATTGTTGGAAGGAAAAGGTTCCGGGCTACTCCATCTACTCGAAGGGGTAGAGCGAGAACGGGTCTGGTCAGCTTGCTGTATCCACCTTCTCTTGGTCAGCCTCGAAGCCTCATACTACCATCTGCGTCTGGGAGAGGGGCTTGGGGAAGACACTATCATTTCCGACACGCCTTTCCGTGACGGTCATGAGCAGCCTGGGAAATAGCAACAGGACTGCTTGAGGCGACGGatgaccgaggatacgtacctctcattcccttgcggccgtcgacgtaccttctcccttggtcctgggagcttggtagaggtctagatcTAGGGACGTGATAGATTCGGTCaatcgccacctccactgcactttcacaagcactaatttcacttgcactcttacctttcaaggTTACAAGCTGGTCCTTAAGAGCCTTTATCTCAGCTGCCATCCTGGCATACTGAGGGTCATCCACAGTTACCGTTCCTGTAGAATGAGCAGgggctactacctcaggagaaggttcaacttctacagaagaTCTAGGAATTGAGGGTTCAAAAGAAATGTCTAGGCTAACatcactaacagacttagatttagatttagaagccCTCCTGACTTTATCGAATTCTAACTTACACACATAGCATTTCATTTCCAACcattttttttcatccaaaacCTCACATTCTTTGCACCTTTTATCCACGGCACACTCAAAGCCCCTGCaccccaaacaaacagtgtgagggtccaccgaaactttcggtaagctcaccttgcattcctcattcacacacacTCGAAAATGTAGCTTATCACACATCGTATTCAAAGAACAGTCAAAAGAATATATCACAAAACCGATTGCCAATCCACAAATCAGTATACGTCACCAAAAATTAGTCCAATACAGA from Palaemon carinicauda isolate YSFRI2023 chromosome 35, ASM3689809v2, whole genome shotgun sequence includes:
- the LOC137627157 gene encoding uncharacterized protein, which gives rise to MNTSSLSGAILERREVRGSTGAAEPDAGKGAIELVLELASPGFYNRLFLVPKSSGGWRPVLDVSALNIFVEKTKFTLETTQSGHAVAWMVSLDLQDAYFHIPIHPTSSKFLRFVVQGKCFQFKALCFGLNTAP